A window of the Lysinibacillus irui genome harbors these coding sequences:
- a CDS encoding ABC transporter ATP-binding protein produces the protein MAVLEIDRVAIGYPSALIVNDLSVKIPKEQISTIIGPNGCGKSTLLKAVARVLRTQNGAIYLDGKAIHQLKTKEVAKRMAILPQTATAPGGLTVFELVSYGRFPHQVGFRNLHKEDYEYIHWAIDATGLREYSDRPIEALSGGQRQRVWIAMALAQGTDILVLDEPTTYLDLAHQLDILLLLQKLNKEERRTIIMVLHDLNHASRFSHFLMAMREGNLIVNGSPKEVMTKENLQTVFNIDAEMAVCPFSKNPICLSYQLHDMKV, from the coding sequence ATGGCAGTACTAGAAATAGATCGTGTTGCGATAGGTTATCCCTCAGCGCTCATCGTCAATGATTTAAGTGTGAAAATTCCTAAAGAACAAATCTCCACAATTATTGGTCCAAATGGTTGTGGTAAATCTACTTTATTAAAAGCTGTAGCCCGTGTACTTCGAACACAAAATGGAGCAATCTATTTAGATGGCAAAGCTATTCACCAATTAAAGACAAAAGAAGTAGCGAAAAGGATGGCTATTTTACCTCAAACGGCAACAGCACCAGGAGGGTTAACGGTTTTTGAGTTAGTATCATACGGTCGTTTTCCACACCAAGTAGGATTTAGGAATTTACACAAGGAAGACTATGAATATATCCATTGGGCAATTGATGCTACAGGGCTGAGAGAATATAGTGATCGACCCATTGAAGCATTGTCAGGTGGTCAGCGCCAAAGAGTATGGATTGCCATGGCATTGGCACAAGGCACAGATATTTTAGTACTAGATGAACCAACAACTTATTTAGATTTAGCACATCAGCTTGATATTTTATTGCTGCTTCAAAAGCTAAATAAAGAAGAACGACGAACAATTATCATGGTATTGCACGATTTGAATCATGCTTCCCGTTTCTCGCATTTTCTGATGGCCATGAGAGAGGGCAATTTAATCGTGAATGGCAGTCCAAAAGAAGTGATGACAAAAGAAAATTTACAAACCGTTTTCAATATCGACGCAGAAATGGCTGTTTGTCCATTTAGTAAAAATCCAATTTGCTTATCTTATCAGCTGCACGACATGAAGGTATAA
- a CDS encoding FecCD family ABC transporter permease, giving the protein MTTSTEVGELNEIQKLQKRSHPIRGAVALIVGIIGLIFTFVLSISFGAADISLGTIWTAVTQYSPGLTTHQVIHDIRLPRVLGAALVGASFAVAGAIMQGMTRNPLADSGLLGLNSGAALMLAICFAFFPGLPYMYLILWSFVGAGLGVLIVYGIGSLSNGGLTPMRLVLAGAAVSTLLGALGEGIALYYRIGQNLAFWYAGGVSGTKWSHLQILSPWILIAMIGALTLSRSITVLSLGEEIAVGLGQRTAAVKVWGMMIVLILAGAAVSVLGAVGFVGLIIPHLTRYIVGHDYRWIISCSILYGALLVVLADLIARMLNPPYETPVGALIAFIGVPFFLYLARKGGKEL; this is encoded by the coding sequence ATGACTACGTCGACAGAAGTAGGGGAGCTCAACGAAATACAAAAGCTCCAGAAACGATCTCATCCGATCCGTGGAGCAGTAGCCTTAATTGTTGGAATAATTGGATTAATATTTACCTTCGTTTTATCGATTTCCTTTGGTGCTGCGGATATTTCATTGGGTACTATTTGGACGGCAGTTACCCAATATTCCCCTGGATTAACAACACATCAAGTTATTCATGATATTCGCTTACCTCGCGTACTTGGAGCTGCATTAGTGGGCGCGAGCTTTGCAGTAGCAGGGGCGATCATGCAAGGGATGACACGCAACCCGTTAGCAGACTCGGGATTACTAGGCTTAAATTCAGGAGCTGCCTTGATGCTAGCAATATGCTTTGCCTTTTTCCCTGGTCTACCTTATATGTATTTAATTTTATGGTCCTTTGTAGGAGCAGGTCTTGGCGTTCTCATTGTTTATGGAATTGGCTCACTGTCTAATGGTGGCTTAACACCAATGCGACTTGTTCTAGCTGGAGCTGCTGTCAGTACATTGCTTGGCGCACTAGGGGAAGGGATTGCTCTTTACTATCGCATTGGACAAAATCTAGCTTTTTGGTATGCGGGTGGGGTTTCGGGCACAAAATGGAGTCATCTACAGATTTTATCTCCATGGATACTTATCGCCATGATCGGTGCACTTACTCTATCACGTTCGATTACTGTGCTGAGCTTAGGCGAAGAAATTGCTGTTGGACTTGGGCAACGTACGGCTGCTGTAAAAGTATGGGGAATGATGATTGTTTTAATTTTAGCAGGAGCCGCAGTTTCTGTTTTAGGGGCAGTTGGTTTTGTAGGATTAATTATCCCTCATTTAACAAGATACATAGTAGGTCATGATTATCGTTGGATTATTTCCTGCTCAATCCTATATGGGGCATTGCTTGTAGTACTAGCTGATCTTATAGCACGTATGCTCAACCCACCATACGAAACACCTGTTGGCGCGCTTATTGCCTTTATCGGTGTACCTTTTTTCCTGTATTTAGCACGTAAGGGAGGAAAAGAACTATGA
- a CDS encoding FecCD family ABC transporter permease — protein sequence MSNCYLTPSQIKLKRKNISIMVILIVLIFITFIISMNTGVIKLTPLDILWTLLGQGDAQQQVILFEFRLPRIVIAVFVGMGLAISGAILQGVSKNALADPGILGINAGAGLAVMLYVSFFPITKAAPVYLLPVLAFIGAGLTAVIIYTLSYRRHEGITPMRLILTGVAVAAGISSAMIVLTLRLSPENYQFVATWLAGSIWGSNWLFVFSLLPWLVILLPFVFVKATVLNVLNLGELTAVGLGASIEKERRWLLVAAVGLAGASVSVSGGIGFVGLIAPHLARQLVGAKHQFLLPTAALLGGFLVLMADTVGRSIFEPSEIPTGIVVAVIGAPYFLYLLARLKE from the coding sequence ATGAGTAATTGCTATTTAACACCAAGTCAAATTAAGTTAAAAAGAAAAAATATCTCCATTATGGTGATACTGATAGTTTTAATCTTCATTACCTTTATTATTAGTATGAATACTGGTGTCATTAAGCTAACACCTTTGGATATTTTGTGGACGCTTTTAGGACAAGGAGATGCACAACAACAAGTAATTTTATTTGAGTTCAGGCTACCTAGAATCGTCATTGCTGTATTCGTAGGGATGGGCTTAGCAATTTCAGGAGCTATTTTACAAGGTGTTTCAAAAAATGCTTTAGCAGATCCAGGGATACTAGGAATTAATGCTGGTGCAGGCCTGGCTGTCATGCTCTATGTATCATTTTTTCCTATTACAAAAGCAGCGCCTGTTTATTTACTACCAGTATTGGCTTTTATAGGGGCAGGTTTAACTGCGGTTATCATTTATACACTTTCTTATAGAAGGCATGAAGGTATTACACCGATGCGCTTAATTTTAACTGGGGTAGCAGTAGCGGCAGGGATTAGCTCTGCTATGATTGTGCTAACATTACGTCTGTCACCAGAAAATTATCAATTTGTAGCAACATGGCTAGCAGGGAGCATTTGGGGTTCAAATTGGCTATTTGTGTTTTCATTGTTACCTTGGCTAGTTATTTTATTGCCTTTTGTTTTTGTAAAAGCAACGGTATTAAATGTTTTGAATTTAGGTGAATTAACAGCTGTGGGGCTTGGGGCATCCATAGAAAAAGAGCGTCGTTGGTTGTTAGTAGCTGCTGTTGGCTTAGCAGGTGCTAGTGTTTCCGTAAGTGGAGGGATTGGTTTCGTAGGGCTGATCGCACCACATTTAGCTCGACAGCTTGTTGGAGCTAAGCATCAGTTTTTACTACCAACCGCAGCACTGTTAGGAGGCTTTCTAGTTTTAATGGCGGATACGGTTGGTCGTTCTATTTTTGAACCATCAGAAATTCCAACTGGGATTGTAGTAGCTGTTATAGGTGCGCCGTATTTCTTATATTTGTTGGCAAGATTGAAGGAATAA
- the rpmE gene encoding 50S ribosomal protein L31 — protein MKQGIHPDYKEATVTCSCGNTFKTGSVKENIVVEFCNECHPFYTGRQKFASADGRVDRFNKKYGLKN, from the coding sequence ATGAAACAAGGAATTCATCCAGACTACAAAGAAGCAACAGTAACTTGCTCTTGTGGGAACACTTTCAAAACTGGTTCAGTAAAAGAAAACATCGTTGTCGAGTTCTGCAACGAATGTCACCCATTCTATACTGGCCGTCAAAAATTCGCGTCTGCTGATGGTCGCGTGGATCGTTTCAACAAAAAATACGGTCTTAAAAACTAA
- a CDS encoding thymidine kinase — MAQLYFKHGAMNSGKSIEILKVAHNYEEQQKPVMMFTSGLDTRDEVGFVSSRVGLRQQAIPVYEDTNIFELVKNNVVKPYCVLVDEVQFLKKAHVLQLANIVDQLDIPVMGFGLKNDFQNELFEGSQYMLTYADKIEEMKTICWFCHKKATMNLRVDESGKPVYTGDQIQIGGNDSYYPVCRKCHAHPSL, encoded by the coding sequence ATGGCACAGCTATATTTTAAACATGGTGCAATGAATAGTGGGAAATCGATAGAAATTCTAAAAGTTGCCCATAATTATGAAGAACAGCAGAAGCCTGTGATGATGTTTACTTCAGGTTTAGATACACGTGATGAGGTTGGCTTTGTTTCAAGTCGAGTAGGATTACGACAACAGGCCATTCCTGTATATGAGGATACAAACATTTTCGAACTAGTTAAAAATAATGTCGTCAAGCCATATTGTGTGCTTGTAGATGAAGTTCAATTTCTAAAAAAAGCCCATGTTTTACAACTAGCTAATATTGTGGATCAATTGGACATCCCTGTGATGGGCTTTGGATTAAAAAATGATTTTCAAAATGAGCTATTTGAAGGTAGCCAATACATGCTTACATATGCAGATAAAATTGAGGAAATGAAAACAATTTGCTGGTTCTGTCATAAAAAGGCGACAATGAATTTACGAGTAGATGAAAGCGGTAAGCCAGTCTACACAGGGGATCAAATTCAAATCGGTGGGAATGACTCGTATTATCCCGTTTGCCGAAAATGTCACGCACATCCATCACTATAA
- the prfA gene encoding peptide chain release factor 1 → MFDRLQAVEDRYERLTELLSDPDIVNDSKKLREYSKEQSDIQETVDTYREYKSVKEQLVDTREMLDSEKDPDMHEMVKEEFNLLKAQQEELEERLRILLIPKDPNDNKNVIMEIRGAAGGDEANIFAGDLFRMYSRYAETQGWKIDIMEATPNPMGGYKEVIFMINGQGAYSKFKFENGAHRVQRVPATESQGRIHTSTATVACLPEVEEVDVEIHEKDIRVDTFASSGAGGQSVNTTMSAVRMTHLPTGVVVSMQDERSQIKNREKAMKILRARVADMYMQEAQKEIDATRKSAVGSGDRSERIRTYNYPQNRVTDHRIGLTIQKLDQIVEGRLDEIIDALILEEQASKLERLNDDL, encoded by the coding sequence ATGTTTGATCGATTACAAGCAGTGGAAGATCGCTATGAAAGGCTAACAGAGCTTTTGAGCGATCCGGATATTGTTAATGACAGTAAGAAATTACGTGAATATTCTAAAGAACAATCAGATATCCAAGAAACAGTGGATACTTATCGTGAATATAAAAGTGTTAAAGAGCAGTTAGTGGATACACGTGAAATGTTAGATAGCGAAAAAGATCCTGATATGCATGAAATGGTGAAGGAAGAATTTAACCTATTAAAAGCACAGCAGGAAGAGCTAGAAGAACGTTTACGTATTTTATTAATTCCAAAAGATCCGAATGATAATAAGAACGTTATTATGGAAATTCGTGGTGCAGCTGGTGGTGACGAAGCTAATATCTTTGCGGGTGATTTGTTCCGTATGTATTCTCGCTATGCAGAAACACAAGGCTGGAAAATTGATATTATGGAAGCTACACCGAACCCAATGGGCGGCTATAAAGAAGTAATCTTTATGATAAACGGACAAGGAGCCTATTCAAAATTCAAATTTGAAAATGGTGCCCACCGTGTACAACGCGTCCCTGCTACAGAGTCACAAGGTCGTATTCATACATCGACAGCAACAGTAGCGTGCTTACCTGAAGTTGAAGAAGTAGATGTTGAGATCCATGAAAAAGATATTCGTGTAGATACATTTGCGTCTTCAGGTGCAGGTGGTCAATCCGTAAATACAACGATGTCTGCTGTTCGTATGACCCATTTACCAACAGGTGTGGTAGTTTCAATGCAGGATGAACGTTCACAAATTAAAAACCGTGAGAAAGCGATGAAAATTCTACGTGCCCGCGTTGCAGATATGTATATGCAAGAGGCGCAAAAGGAAATTGATGCTACACGTAAATCTGCTGTTGGCTCAGGTGACCGCTCTGAGCGAATCCGCACATACAATTATCCACAAAACCGTGTAACAGACCACCGTATCGGTTTAACGATTCAAAAGCTTGATCAAATCGTTGAAGGTAGACTAGACGAAATTATCGATGCACTTATTTTAGAAGAGCAAGCATCGAAGTTAGAGCGATTAAATGATGACCTATAA
- the prmC gene encoding peptide chain release factor N(5)-glutamine methyltransferase, translating into MMTYKNVMEALEWASSFLVDNGREQTAARIVMQHVLGTSYSEVMLHLQEELTAEQQETFKALLEEHVSGRPVQYCVGSEEFYGRSFLVDESVLIPRPETEELVLGTINRLPKLFQHQTLKLADIGTGSGAIAISMKLECPELTVIATDLSEDALATAQKNAQRLDADIDFRLGDLTAPLAGEKFDIVLSNPPYIAFDEAQEMSSVVLEHEPHSALFAEEDGLILYRKLAEQLPFYMNSPALIGLEIGYTQGEKVAKFFQDSFPQATVSIEKDINGKPRMIFCEIHV; encoded by the coding sequence ATGATGACCTATAAAAATGTGATGGAGGCCCTTGAGTGGGCTTCTTCTTTTTTAGTGGATAACGGTCGTGAGCAAACAGCAGCGCGTATTGTCATGCAACATGTACTGGGTACTAGTTATTCAGAGGTCATGTTACATTTACAGGAAGAATTAACAGCGGAGCAGCAAGAGACATTTAAAGCACTTCTAGAAGAACATGTGAGTGGGCGTCCAGTTCAATATTGTGTTGGTAGTGAGGAATTTTATGGTCGTTCCTTTTTAGTTGATGAATCGGTCCTAATTCCTCGCCCTGAAACAGAGGAATTAGTACTCGGAACAATCAATCGCTTGCCAAAACTTTTTCAACATCAAACATTGAAGCTAGCTGATATCGGTACGGGCAGTGGAGCCATTGCCATTTCAATGAAGCTAGAATGTCCAGAGTTAACGGTTATTGCCACAGATTTATCAGAGGATGCATTAGCTACCGCACAAAAAAATGCCCAGCGCTTAGATGCGGATATTGATTTCAGATTGGGCGATTTAACCGCTCCGCTTGCAGGAGAGAAATTTGATATTGTTTTATCCAATCCACCGTATATCGCCTTTGATGAAGCGCAGGAAATGTCGAGTGTTGTGCTTGAGCATGAGCCGCATAGTGCGCTATTTGCGGAGGAAGACGGTCTTATTTTATATAGAAAATTAGCTGAACAATTACCCTTTTATATGAATAGCCCAGCATTAATAGGTTTAGAAATTGGTTATACACAAGGAGAAAAAGTAGCTAAATTCTTTCAAGATAGTTTTCCACAGGCTACAGTTTCAATAGAAAAAGATATTAATGGTAAACCTCGAATGATTTTTTGTGAGATTCATGTATAA
- a CDS encoding stage II sporulation protein R, giving the protein MLNEYKIIRLPKQNIFLAFARLVVVAIALQLCILYIPSLVGFAKEAMNDEQEKDFRIRIIANSNTTQDQREKEQLAEDLKPYFMQVATAGFAGNEQILSLKQQIETELNENYPQMDTQVVVGDNLFPPKRQGAVLYPQNVYHSIVVKIGDARGDNWWCSIFPSICEPEKEEVKVEESEEKEQVTFFIWEWIKGLFE; this is encoded by the coding sequence ATGTTAAACGAATACAAGATTATTAGATTACCTAAACAAAATATCTTTCTAGCTTTTGCTAGATTAGTAGTAGTGGCGATTGCTTTGCAACTATGTATTTTATATATTCCATCATTAGTAGGCTTTGCAAAGGAAGCTATGAATGATGAGCAAGAAAAGGATTTTCGTATACGCATTATTGCAAACAGTAATACGACACAAGATCAGCGAGAGAAAGAGCAGCTTGCGGAAGATTTAAAGCCTTACTTTATGCAAGTTGCCACTGCTGGATTTGCAGGGAATGAGCAAATTCTTTCTTTAAAACAACAAATTGAAACAGAATTGAATGAAAATTATCCACAGATGGATACACAGGTTGTAGTTGGGGATAACTTATTTCCACCGAAAAGACAAGGTGCTGTTCTATATCCACAGAATGTGTATCATTCCATTGTCGTTAAGATTGGTGATGCGCGTGGGGATAACTGGTGGTGCAGCATCTTCCCATCCATTTGTGAGCCAGAAAAAGAAGAAGTAAAAGTGGAAGAGTCCGAAGAAAAAGAGCAAGTAACATTCTTTATATGGGAATGGATTAAAGGACTTTTTGAATGA
- a CDS encoding L-threonylcarbamoyladenylate synthase, giving the protein METVCKVVDSNVNSQINYTQAVDILNAGEVVAFPTETVYGLGAVATNDLAVKKIFEAKGRPSDNPLIVHVGTKEEVEIYIEHISEVAKQCMDLFWPGPLTLVMPAKPNVLAKSVTAGLSTVGIRMPDHPVALALLQQLKKPLAAPSANRSGKPSPTEAVHVLDDLGGYIPYILDGGSTGIGFESTVLDVTHEPPVILRPGGITKEMLEAKIGPVIQPNKVEQKLDTTPKAPGMKYTHYAPNAPVYLIDCQLEKVREAVKQLQHEGHAVALLAPANFENSEADFYFSIGEMGSKQEMGAALYNALRACDKTTATIILATTTSTEGVGAAIMNRLEKASGGKWYSSK; this is encoded by the coding sequence ATGGAAACTGTTTGCAAGGTTGTGGACAGTAATGTGAATAGTCAGATTAATTATACACAAGCTGTGGATATCTTAAATGCAGGAGAAGTAGTAGCATTTCCGACAGAAACGGTTTATGGCCTAGGAGCAGTTGCGACAAATGATCTGGCAGTTAAAAAAATATTTGAAGCGAAAGGACGCCCTTCAGATAATCCTTTGATTGTGCATGTTGGTACAAAAGAAGAAGTAGAGATTTATATCGAGCATATTTCAGAAGTAGCTAAACAATGCATGGATTTATTTTGGCCTGGACCGTTAACGCTTGTGATGCCAGCGAAGCCCAACGTCTTAGCTAAAAGTGTCACAGCTGGATTATCAACAGTCGGCATTCGAATGCCTGATCATCCAGTAGCGCTTGCTTTATTACAACAACTTAAAAAACCTCTTGCAGCGCCAAGTGCTAATCGTAGTGGTAAACCAAGTCCTACAGAAGCAGTCCATGTTTTAGATGATTTGGGAGGGTACATACCTTATATTTTAGATGGAGGCTCTACAGGCATAGGTTTTGAATCTACTGTGCTAGATGTTACACATGAGCCACCAGTCATTTTACGTCCAGGTGGCATTACAAAGGAAATGCTTGAGGCTAAGATTGGTCCTGTTATTCAACCGAACAAAGTTGAGCAGAAGTTAGACACAACTCCTAAGGCACCAGGAATGAAATATACACATTATGCACCGAATGCTCCTGTCTATTTAATAGACTGCCAATTGGAGAAAGTTAGGGAAGCGGTTAAGCAACTGCAGCACGAAGGCCATGCCGTAGCTCTACTTGCACCAGCTAATTTTGAAAATAGTGAGGCTGATTTTTACTTCTCTATTGGAGAAATGGGTAGTAAACAAGAAATGGGAGCCGCATTATACAATGCACTAAGAGCATGTGATAAAACAACCGCTACCATTATATTAGCAACAACAACCTCAACAGAAGGCGTAGGAGCAGCCATTATGAATCGACTGGAAAAAGCCTCTGGAGGTAAATGGTATTCATCTAAATAA
- a CDS encoding manganese efflux pump MntP codes for MQGILAGILTSVDVIGLYVLLPNVRYRLFLSLWTAALHMLFPLLGFELGSYLVRFLLEWGQWISSILLFCIGMHLLLFSHRDEKVTISPVLLAVTASLDTFSVSVSFGMLNLEKTIFIMSAGLSALICAYGSLVIARRSQVFFGNKIQIVAGIIFIIMGILAIQQ; via the coding sequence TTGCAGGGAATTCTTGCAGGTATATTAACGTCTGTTGATGTGATTGGTCTATATGTTTTGCTGCCAAATGTTAGGTATCGCTTATTTTTATCACTATGGACGGCTGCATTGCATATGCTTTTTCCATTATTAGGATTTGAATTAGGGAGTTATTTAGTACGTTTTCTTTTAGAATGGGGTCAATGGATTTCAAGTATTTTATTATTTTGTATTGGTATGCATTTACTATTATTCTCTCATCGAGATGAAAAAGTAACGATTTCTCCAGTACTTTTAGCTGTGACTGCAAGCCTAGATACCTTTTCAGTTAGTGTTTCTTTTGGTATGCTTAACTTAGAAAAAACAATTTTTATCATGAGTGCAGGGTTAAGTGCTCTAATTTGTGCTTATGGGTCATTAGTCATTGCACGTAGAAGCCAAGTCTTTTTTGGTAATAAAATTCAAATAGTTGCTGGGATTATATTCATCATCATGGGTATTCTAGCTATTCAACAATAG
- a CDS encoding low molecular weight protein arginine phosphatase, with product MKILFVCTGNTCRSPMAEVILKHKQVDNVEVRSAGIYAMPNAHMSAHAQQVLNEAQMSHQHLATQLSFAEIEWADLILTMTSAHKDTVISNYPGSEYKVYTLKEYTNEGSLENVVDPYGGNKAIYEATFAELKELIDQLIKKIEKN from the coding sequence GTGAAAATATTATTTGTTTGTACAGGCAATACTTGTCGCAGTCCAATGGCCGAAGTCATTTTAAAACATAAACAAGTAGACAATGTAGAAGTACGATCAGCAGGTATTTATGCAATGCCAAATGCACACATGTCAGCACATGCGCAACAAGTACTAAATGAAGCCCAAATGTCACATCAACATTTAGCAACTCAATTATCATTTGCTGAAATAGAGTGGGCTGACTTGATTTTGACAATGACGTCTGCTCATAAAGACACCGTCATTTCTAATTATCCAGGATCCGAATATAAAGTGTATACATTGAAAGAGTATACAAATGAAGGTAGTCTCGAAAATGTAGTAGATCCTTATGGGGGCAATAAAGCAATATATGAAGCAACATTTGCAGAATTAAAGGAATTGATTGATCAACTAATTAAAAAAATAGAAAAGAATTGA
- a CDS encoding methyl-accepting chemotaxis protein codes for MKKQFGLRLKLVLFVSVLALITYSVSFIFIEFLQPTFFPETNGKLFQVITYTLGIIWSGILAAIFSVILIKPLQQLEHSATLVAEGKIGQDVQMPRTNDEIRSVAEAFQLMVLNLRQMVESIDHNFQQTNQSIIQLSDEAGVATKKAEGIASTVKHISAGAEASATAVQDTAEAIEDVRALATEVNSRAEASASQSKEILHNLTTTTKAIETLVNSIQQIATGNNEALKSIHALEENAGQVERIISLVGDIAAQTNLLALNASIEAARAGEHGKGFAVVAEEVRGLADESAKAVQGITALIQSMQQNVEVVVKQMNEQVAFATKEADRVSETTTAVEGMASNVHEMATAIVEISTLIEQQMHNIETTARQSQEVAAIAEETSAGAQEVRSAAEEQAHAIEQVEHLAQSLKKQSEALHKMIQQFDRQA; via the coding sequence ATGAAAAAACAATTTGGTTTACGACTTAAATTAGTGTTGTTTGTTAGTGTTCTTGCATTAATTACCTACAGTGTCAGTTTTATATTCATTGAGTTTTTACAACCGACTTTTTTCCCTGAAACTAATGGAAAATTGTTTCAAGTGATTACTTACACATTAGGTATTATATGGTCAGGTATATTGGCTGCTATTTTTAGTGTGATTTTAATCAAACCTTTACAGCAGCTTGAGCATTCTGCAACTCTTGTGGCAGAAGGGAAAATTGGACAGGATGTGCAAATGCCTAGAACAAATGATGAAATTCGATCAGTAGCAGAGGCCTTCCAACTAATGGTGTTAAATTTACGTCAAATGGTGGAAAGTATTGATCATAACTTCCAACAAACAAATCAGTCCATTATTCAACTCTCTGATGAGGCAGGAGTGGCGACAAAAAAGGCAGAAGGTATTGCCTCTACAGTGAAGCATATTTCTGCTGGTGCAGAAGCATCTGCAACAGCGGTACAAGATACTGCTGAAGCAATTGAGGATGTACGAGCACTTGCGACTGAAGTAAATAGTAGAGCAGAGGCATCCGCATCGCAATCAAAAGAGATCCTACATAATTTAACGACAACAACAAAAGCCATCGAAACACTAGTAAATAGTATCCAGCAAATTGCAACGGGTAATAATGAAGCATTAAAAAGCATTCATGCATTAGAAGAAAATGCTGGCCAAGTAGAACGCATTATTAGCTTAGTCGGAGACATTGCGGCACAAACAAATTTATTAGCATTAAACGCCTCAATCGAAGCAGCACGTGCAGGAGAGCATGGAAAGGGCTTTGCGGTAGTAGCGGAAGAAGTACGTGGTTTAGCTGATGAAAGTGCGAAAGCAGTCCAAGGCATTACAGCTTTAATCCAGTCCATGCAGCAGAATGTAGAAGTAGTTGTTAAACAAATGAACGAACAAGTGGCTTTTGCAACAAAGGAAGCTGATCGTGTTTCTGAAACAACGACAGCAGTAGAAGGAATGGCATCTAATGTCCATGAAATGGCGACAGCAATTGTTGAGATTTCTACTTTAATTGAACAGCAAATGCATAATATTGAAACGACAGCACGACAATCACAGGAAGTCGCAGCCATAGCAGAAGAAACATCAGCGGGAGCACAAGAAGTTCGAAGTGCTGCTGAAGAGCAAGCCCATGCAATTGAACAGGTTGAACATCTTGCGCAAAGTTTAAAAAAGCAATCAGAAGCATTGCATAAAATGATTCAACAATTTGATAGACAAGCATAG
- the rpiB gene encoding ribose 5-phosphate isomerase B, translating into MRIAISSDHGGNNLRREIMQLLDELQISYEDFGPQSADSVDYPDYAKPVSEGVANGEFDKGILICGTGIGMSIAANKVKGIRCALVHDVFSAKATRCHNDSNILAMGERVIGPGLAREIAQTWLETDFEGGRHARRIEKITELEQ; encoded by the coding sequence GTGAGAATAGCAATTTCTTCTGATCACGGAGGCAATAACTTACGTCGTGAGATTATGCAGCTATTAGATGAACTTCAAATTAGCTACGAAGATTTTGGTCCACAATCTGCGGATTCAGTAGACTATCCAGATTACGCAAAACCAGTTTCAGAGGGTGTTGCTAATGGAGAATTTGATAAAGGAATTTTAATTTGTGGTACAGGAATTGGTATGTCCATTGCTGCAAATAAAGTGAAAGGCATTCGTTGTGCATTAGTGCATGATGTATTTAGTGCCAAGGCAACACGTTGCCATAATGATTCAAATATTTTAGCGATGGGTGAACGCGTCATTGGTCCGGGCCTTGCAAGAGAAATTGCACAAACTTGGCTAGAGACAGATTTCGAAGGTGGCCGTCATGCACGCCGCATTGAAAAAATTACAGAACTAGAGCAATAA
- a CDS encoding TIGR01440 family protein, translating to MVVKQIRTHLTQLLSEFEEQVTLRPHTIFVVGCSTSEVIGQKIGTAGALEIAEAIYEPLQEFASKHQLYLAFQGCEHINRAITMEASAAEKFGYDPVAVVPIRTAGGSMSAYAYTRFASPVVVETVQAHAGIDIGQTLIGMHLKAVAVPVRTSVKMVGEAVVTIATTRPKLIGGERAVYK from the coding sequence ATGGTTGTAAAACAAATACGAACGCATTTGACTCAGTTACTCAGTGAATTTGAAGAGCAAGTCACTTTACGACCCCATACAATTTTTGTCGTAGGATGCTCTACATCTGAAGTGATTGGTCAGAAAATTGGCACAGCGGGTGCGTTGGAAATAGCTGAAGCCATTTACGAGCCGTTACAAGAATTTGCATCAAAACACCAGCTATATTTAGCATTCCAAGGTTGTGAACATATTAACCGTGCTATTACGATGGAGGCATCAGCAGCTGAAAAGTTTGGCTATGATCCAGTAGCGGTAGTCCCAATACGCACGGCAGGTGGGTCAATGTCCGCTTATGCCTACACAAGATTTGCAAGCCCTGTGGTTGTGGAAACAGTCCAGGCACATGCTGGTATTGATATTGGACAAACATTAATTGGTATGCATTTAAAAGCGGTAGCTGTTCCAGTTCGAACATCAGTAAAAATGGTGGGCGAAGCAGTTGTCACAATTGCTACAACACGTCCGAAGCTAATTGGCGGAGAACGTGCAGTATATAAATAA